The Desulfovibrio fairfieldensis sequence CATGGCCGCCGTGGGCCTGCTCTCCACAGTGCTGTCCAACACCGGCACCACAGTGGTGGCCGTGCCCATGATTCTGGGCATGTGCATCAAGGCCAAGCTGGCGCCGGGCAAGGTGCTTATGCCCGTGGCCTTTGCCTCCTCCCTGGGCGGCACCGTGACCCTGGTGGGCACGCCGCCCAACGGCATCATCAACTCCATGCTGGCCCAGACCGGCCAGACGCCTTTCGGCTTCTTTGAATTCGGCCTGATCGGCATTCCCCTGCTGGTGGTGGGTCTGGCCTATTACGGCCTCATCGGCCACCGCTTTCTGCCCGAAGGCCGCCAGATGGACGACGATATCGTCACCGAGGGCCAGACGCGCCGTGAAAACAAGATGTGGTACTCCATCGCCATTTTCGCTTTTGTGGTCTTCATGATGGCCAGCGAACTCATGCCCCTGACCACCGCCGCCATACTGGGCGCCTGCCTGATGGTCATCTCCGGCTGCATGACCATGCGCGAGGCCTTCCGCAGCGTGGACTGGACCACCATCTTCCTCTTCGCGGGCATGCTCTCCATGTCAGCCGCCATGGCCAAGTCCGGCGCGGCCGCCATCGTGGCCAACGCCGTGGTGAGCATGGTTTCCGACCCCTGGATGCTCATGCTGGTCTGCTGCGCGCTCACCGCCCTGATCACCAACTTCATGTCCAATACGGCCACAGCCGCGCTCATGGCCCCGCTGGCCCTGCCCATCGCCCTGGCCAGCGGCATTTCGCCCCTGCCCATCACCATGGGCATCGCCATGTCCGCCTCGGCCTGCTTCCTGACGCCCATCGCCACTCCGCCCAATACCATCGTTTTGGGACCGGGCAAGTATAGCTTCCTGGACTATGTCAAGGCCGGCTGGCCGTTGCAGCTGATCACCCTGCTCATGTGCTGGCTGCTCATTCCCATGATCTGGCCTTTCCATCCGTAAGCCGTTCCGGCGGAGAGAGAATATGAAGGAAATTCACGTTACTACCATTACGGAGGCCGTGGCCGGTCTGGCCGTGGAAGCCTGCTGCCGCCTGCCCGAGGACATGGTTGAGGCCATGCGGGCGGCCCGCGCCCTGGAGCCGTCGCCGGTGGGCCGGAACATTCTGGACCAGATCCTGGAAAACGCGGCCATCGCGGCGCGCGAAACCATGCCCATCTGCCAGGATACGGGCCTGACCGTGGTTTTCGCCGAGGTGGGGCAGGATGTGCGCATTGTGGGCGGCGGCTTTGAGGACGCCGTCAACGAAGGCGTGCGCCGGGGCTATGTGGACGGCTATCTGCGCAAATCCTGCGTGGCTGAACCGCTCTTCGAGCGCAAGAACACCAGGGACAACACCCCCGCCGTTATCCATACGCGCATTGTGCCCGGCGACAGCCTGCGCCTGCGCCTCGCGCCCAAGGGCGCGGGCTCGGAAAACAAAAGCGTGCTGAAAATGCTGGTGCCCGCCGACGGCATCGAGGGCGTGCGCCGGGTGGTGCTGGACGCGGTGCTGGCCGCCGGTCCCAATTCCTGTCCGCCCCTGGTGGTGGGCGTGGGCCTGGGCGGCACCATGGAAGTGGCGGCCATCTGCGCTAAGAAAGCCGCCGCGCGCGATCTGGAAAGCGTCAACCCGGACCCGCGCTACGCGGCCTTTGAACGGGAACTGCTGGAAATGATCAACAAGACCGGCATCGGTCCGCAGGGCCTGGGCGGCCTGACCACGGCCCTCAAGGTGCATGTGGAGTGGGCCCCCACCCACATCGCCTCCCTGCCCGTGGCCGTGAACATCAACTGCCACGCGGCCCGCCATGCGGAAGTCGTACTCTAAGAGGAGGGCGAGACATGTCCGACGATCAGGTCAAACGCATCCGCGCCCCTTTTGACGACGCCACGGCGCACTCCCTGAGGGCCGGAGACAGGGTGCTGATTTCCGGCGTTATTCTGGCCGCGCGCGACGCGGCCCACAAGCGGCTGGTGGAGACACTGGACCGGGGCGAAGCGCTGCCCGTGGACCTGCGCGGCGCTGTCGTCTATTACGTGGGCCCCTCGCCCGCCAAGCCGGGCCAGGCCATCGGCGCGGCCGGACCCACCACTTCGGGCCGCATGGACGCCTATACGCCCCGGCTGCTGGATCAGGGCCTCAAGGGGATGATCGGCAAAGGCTACCGCAAGCCGGAAGTGGTGGAAGCCATGAAAAAGCACGGCGTGCCGTATTTGGCCGCCGTGGGCGGCGCGGGCGCTCTCATCGCCCGCAGTATCAAAAAGTACACCGTGCTGGCCTATGAGGATCTCGGCCCCGAGGCCGTGGCCGCCATGGAAGTGGAGGATTTCCCGGCCATCGTGGTCATCGACAGCCTGGGCGACAATTACTACGAAACGGGCCAGGCCCCGTATCGGCAGTTGTAGCGGCTTGGCGCGCCGGGCCATTCCGGTGCGCCGCCGTGTCCGCAATACGGAATACTTTCCTAAAGGAGTTGCTATGGCGCCAATGAGATCCCCCGCCGACGCCCGGACCCGCCTGGATTTCTGGCAAGCCGCGTCCGGCGCGCTGCTGGCCCTTTTCGTCTGTATCCATCTGCTGCTGGAAGGCAGCGTGGTGATCAGCCCCGCGCTGACCAACGGCATCGCCTGGCTGCTGGAAGCCACCTTTCTGACCCAGATCGTGGCCCCGCTCATCGTGCTGCTGGTGATTTTCCACTTCTGGATCGCGGCTCGTAAAATGCCCTTCCGCACCAATGAGCTGGGCATTTTCGTGCGCCACAGCAGAAGCCTGCGCGAAGCCGACACCTGGCTCTGGCTGGTGCAGGTCTTTACCGCCGTGGTCATTCTGGTGGGCGTGTTCTTCCATGTCTACACGGTCATGACCAACCTGCCCATCAACGTGGCGGGCAGCGCCAAGCGCCTGCACGACGGTTGGCTGGCCTTTTACGTGGTCTTTCTGCCCTGCGTCATTCTGCACACGGGCGTCGGCGTGTACCGCCTGGCCGTGAAGTACGGCGTGTGCACCAAGGCCGAGCGCGCCCGTTGGCGCAGGTGGATATGGATTGTCATGGGCTGTTACCTTGTGCTCGGCGTGCTGGCTCTGACCCGCGTCTGGTTCCTGGGATAGGGGGGGCGTATGCGTGTTTTTCAAAGTGATGTTCTCTGCATGGGCGCCGGTCTGGCCGGGGAGCGCGTGGCCGTGGAAGCCGCGCAGGCGGGCTTCAGCGTCATCTGTCTGAGTCTGGTGCCGCCCCGGCGCTCCCATTCCTCGGCGGCCATGGGCGGCATGCAGGCGGCCCTGGGCAATTCCATCATGGGCGACGGCGACAGCCCGGAAATCCATTTCAACGACACGGTCAAAGGCTCGGACTGGGGCTGCGACCAGGAGGTGGCCCGCCTGTTCGCCAAGACCGCGCCCATCGCCATGCGCGAAATGGCCTGGATGGGCGTGCCCTGGAGCCGGGTGGTGCCCGGCGAGCATACCTATTACAAGGGCGGCAAACCCTTTCAGGCCACGGAAAAGGCCGAGAACGAAGGGCTGATCCATTCCCGCGCCTTCGGCGGCACGGCCAAATGGCGCACCTGCTACACTTCGGACGGCACGGGCCATGCCGTGCTCTTCACCCTGGACAACCGCCTGCTGCAACTGGGCGTGGACGTGCACGACCGCGTGCAGGCCGAGGCCCTGGTGCATGACGGCGAGCGCTGCATGGGCTGCGTGGCCCGTGATCTGCGCACCGGCGAGCTGGTGGGCTATTTCGCCAAAGCCACGCTTATCGCCACGGGCGGTTACGGGCGCATCTACCGGGCCACCACCAACGCCGTGATCTGCGACGGCGGCGGCCAGATCACCGCCCTGGACACGGGCGTGGTGCCGCTGGGCAATATGGAGGCCGTGCAGTTCCATCCCACGGGCACGGTGCCTACGGACATTCTGGTGACCGAGGGTTGCCGGGGCGACGGCGGCACCCTGCTGGACGTCAACGAATACCGCTTCATGCCCGACTACGAGCCGGAAAAGGCCGAACTGGCCTCGCGCGACGTGGTTTCCCGCCGCATGACCGAGCACATGCGCAAGGGCTTCGGCGTGCCCAGCCCCTACGGCGAGCATCTCTGGCTGGACATCCGCCATCTGGGCGAAAAGCACATCACCACCAATCTGCGGGAAGTCTACGACATCTCCACGCACTTCCTGGGCGTGAACCCCATCCATCAGCTTATCCCGGTGCGGCCCACCCAGCACTACAGCATGGGCGGCGTGCGCATCAACAAGGACGGCCACGCCTACGGCCTCCAAGGCCTGTTCGCGGCGGGCGAGGCAGCCTGCTGGGATATGCACGGCTTCAACCGCCTGGGCGGCAACTCTCTGGCCGAAACCATCGTGTCGGGCCGTGTTGTGGGCAAGAAGCTTGTGGAGTTCCTGCAAGGCTATGAATGCGTGTTCTCCACGGCGGCCATGAGCGACGCGACGGCCAAGGTGCGCGAGCGCATCGAAAACCTGCTTCGGGGCACGGGCGACGATTGCTACACCCTGCGCAACGCCATGCAGGACATAATGATGGAGCACGTGGGCATCTTTCGCAACGGCAAGGATCTGGAAGCCGGTGTGGCGAAACTCCAGGACCTGCTGGAGCGCAGCAAGAACATGCGCCTGCGCGGCGGCAACATCCCCGGCCCCCACGGCGAGCTTTCCATGGCCCTGCGCGTGCCGGGCATGCTCAAGCTGGCCCTGTGCACGGCCTACGGAGCGCAGCAGCGCACCGAGAGCCGGGGCGCGCACGCCCGCGAGGACTACCCCGAGCGCAACGACAAGGACTGGCTGGTGCGCACCCTGGCCACCTGGAAGGAGGGCGACAGCCTGCCCACCCTCAACTATGAAAAGGCCACGCCGTTCTATATCCTGCCGCCCGGCGACAGAGGCTACGGCGGCGGCAAGATTATCCCCGGCGACATCGGGGAGGGCGAAATTGAGCCCTTTGCGCAAAAGGTCTAAGGGAGGCCGACATGGGACGCAATCTGACGTTTGAGATCTTTCGCTACAATCCGCTGGATCCCCATTCCCAGCCTCACATGCAGACCTTTAACCTGGAAGAGCATCCCAGCATGACGCTCTTCATTGCCTTGAACATGATCCGCGAAACCCAGGACGCGAGCCTTCAGTTCGACTTCTGCTGCCGCGCGGGCATCTGCGGTTCCTGCGGCATGGTCATCAACGGCCGCCCGGGCCTGGCCTGCCATACCCAGACCTGCGATCTGCCCGCCCGCATCAGCCTGCACCCCCTGCCGGTGTTCAAGCTGCTGGGCGACCTTTCGGTGGATACGGGCACCTGGTTTCGGCATGTGGGCAAAAAGATCGAATCCTGGATTCACACAAACAAGGCCTTTGACCCGGACGCTCAGGAAGAGCGCATGGACAACGAACTGGCCACTCAGATCTTCGAGCTGGACCGCTGCATCGAGTGCGGCTGCTGTGTGGCGGCCTGCGGCACGGCGCGCATGCGCGAGGACTTTATCGGGGCCACGGCCATCAACCGTATGGCCCGTTTTTATATTGACCCGCGCGACAACCGCACCCCGGCGGATTATTACGACCTTATCGGCGACGACAATGGGGTTTTCGGCTGCATGGGCCTGCTGGCCTGCGACAACGTCTGCCCCAAACAGCTGCCCCTGCAGGACCAGCTGGGCATCATGCGCCGCATGGTGTCCGCCGAATCCGTGCGCGGCATTCTGCCGGAATTCCTGCGCAAAAAGCTCCAGGGTTGCGGTTGCGATCACACACGGGCATAACCACGGAACGGCCGCCGTTACGCGGCGGCTTCAGCGTGATGACAAACCCCGCTTCGCGGGCTTTGCGCCGCCATCGACGCCAGAACCGTCGGGCGGAAATTCGCCAAAAGGAAGCATGCCATGCTGATACTTGACTGGATGAAATCCAATGTGATCTCGGTTCCGCCGGACGCCTCCCTGCTCCAGTGCCGGAAGCTGTTCAAGGACAACCACATCGGCCGCCTGCCCGTGGTGGATGCGGACAAGATTGTGGTGGGCCTGATTTCCGCCTCGGACATCAACGCCTTCGCGCCCCAGCGCACCACGGGCCTTGAAATCCTGGAAGTGCTCGACATTCTGGGTGAAACCCCGGCCAAGCAGATCATGACCGTGGACCCGGTGACCATCAATTACAAGGGCACGGTGGAGCAGGCCGCCCAGCGTATGATTGAAAAGCGCGTGGCCTGCCTGCCGGTGGTCAATGACGAGGAAAAACTGGTCGGCATTCTCACCGAATGGGACATTTTCAAGGCCCTGGTCAGCATCAGCGGAGCCGCCATGCCCGAGGGCGTGGAAATGGCCTTCAAGCTGGAGAACAAGCGCGGCACCCTGCGCGAGATTCTGGATCTGCTCAAGGAATACGGGGTGCGCATTTCCACAGTGCTCTCGATCATTTCCGACGACGGCATGCGCCAGGTGAAGATCCGCTTCTGGTCCGAAGACGCGGAGGCGGAAAATAAGGCCCTGGAAAAGCTCAAGGACCACGCCGGGCTGCGCTACTGGGCCCGTGGGGGCGAAGTCTATCTGCGCGACAAGCCGGATTTCAAACTCTGAGCTGGCGCAAAACGCCGCATCTGAATCAAAAGGCCGCCCACTGGGCGGCCTTCAGACTGATGACAAACCACGCGAAGCGGGGTTTGCGCCACCAACGGCGGCTTAGCCGCCGGGTGGAAAGGCACGAAAATCAGTCGCTTAACGGCGCGGCAAAGCCGCGATCTGCTCCTGATTTTCGGGGCTGCCGACGTTGTCAACAGCCTCAAGGCCGCCCATCGGGCGGCCTTTGTTTGTGGCGGAAACGATATTCAACGCCCCGGCGGTTCAAGGGCGTCGGTCGGGCAATCAGCGGACGTGTTTTCAGGCCTGTTAAATCTATGCGCCCCGGCGGCTGATGCCGTACTTGCGCAGCTTTTCGTACAGCGTGGCGCGCGCGATATGCAGGGTGCGCGCCGTGCGCGAGACATTGCCGCCCTGTTCGGCCAGCACCTTGCGGATGACCACGGCCTCGGTGTCGGCCATGATGTCGGAAAGGTCCCCGGCGGCCACGGCGCGCAGGGGCAGGTCCGCGCTGGGCAGGGTGTCCGGCGGGAAGTCGTCCACCTGGATCATGTCGCCGTGGCGCATGGTGGCCGCGTGCACCACGGCATTGTGCAACTGCCGCACGTTGCCCGGCCAGGAAAAGGCCAGCATGGCCGCCTCGGCTTCCGGGGCAAAGGCCAGATGTTCCAGGCCCATGCGCGAAAGCACATAGCGGGCGATGGGCAGGATGTCGTCCGCGCGCTCGCAGAGCGGCGGGATTTCCAGCACAAAGGTATTGATGCGGTAGTAGAGGTCCTCGCGGAAGGAACCCGCGCTGAGCATGGCCGAAATGTTCCGGTTGGTGGCCGCCACCAGGCGGAAGTCCACGTTGCGGGCGTTGACCGAGCCCACCCGGCAGACGCTGCGGCTTTCCAGCACGCGCAGGAGCTTGGCCTGGATCTCGGGCGGCATTTCCCCGATTTCGTCCAGAAAGAGGGTGCCCTTGTCGGCCAGTTCGATCTGGCCGATTTTGCCGTCCTGATGCGCGCCGGAAAACGCGCCGCGCGCATAGCCGAACAGCTCGGACTCAAAGAGATCCTTGGGGATGGCCGCGCAGTTGATGCTGACCAGCGGGCCTTCGGCGCGCGGGCTTTCGGCGTGCAGGGCATGGGCAAAGAGTTCCTTGCCCGCGCCGGTGGCTCCCAGAATCAGCACCGGCGCGTCCAGTTGGGCGTAGCTTCGCACCTGTTGCTTGAGGCGGCGCATGGGCGCGCTTTCGCCCAGAATGCTGCGCAGGCTGTACTGCGGGGCCAGGCTGGCCTTGATCCGGCGTTTGTACTGATTGAGGGTGTGCCCCAGGTGGTCGATCTTGGAGGAGAGCTTTTTCAGCTCTTCGGGATCGTTGAAAATGGCCTGGGAAACCATGCCCGCCAGCCGCCCCTGACCGTCGCGCACCGGAATGCGGTTGACCACCACGGGCAGGGCGTTGCCGGGCCCGAGCTGGCAGAGTTCGCCCATTTCGGCCCGGCCGTCGCGCAGCACCACGCGCGCGCGCGAGTGGGGGATGATTTCAGTGATGTCGCATCCCAGCAGTTCTTCGGGCCGCCGGCTCAGCAGATCGGCATAGGCCTTGTTCACGAAGCGGATGATGTAGTCCATGTCGCAGAACAGCACGCCCATGGGCAGGCTGTCCAGAATGAGGGAGGTCATTTCGCTGTTTTTTGTGAACGGGGACATGGAAAACTCCTCGACCGTGCCGCGCCTCGCGCGGCGGCCTTATTCCTTATACAGGCGGGAGGGGGTTGAGGCAAGTTCAGCGCCCGCCGGGGCGCGCGCCAGCTTTTCGTTGAATCATGCCCGGCCCTGGTGTATAGTCCCTTATCCTACTATGCGCTTGTAGTCCGCATTCGGCGGCCTTCCCAGCCGGATAGGCATCCTGGACCGGAGACATGAACACGGATTCCGTCAGTACGCCGCTGTCCGGCGTGGAAAGAAAAATCCTGCTGAGCGTCCCCCTGGCCATCCTGGCCACGGCGATCTCCATTTTCGGGATTTTTTATTATCAGGTGACCATGGGCGTCAGCCACACGGTGCTGGAGCGTTCGGGCGCCATCTTTTCCTATCTGACCGACCGCATTCCGCCGCAAAGTCTGCTGGAACTCAACAGCCCCGCCGACGAGAGCAGTCCCCTGTATGCCGAGGTTCAGGACCTGCTCACGAGCGTGCGGCAGTTGACGGCCGTGCGCTATCTCTACACGGCCCGGCTCAACGACCAGGGCAAGGCCATCTATGTGGTGGACGGCCTGGATCCGGCCGCCGAGGACTTCCGCCATATCGGGGATCTCATTGAGCCCGAGGTGCTGCCCCTGTTGACGCGCTGCCTCCGGGGCAGCCCCGCGCATGCGGACAAGGTGCTCAGCACTGACTGGGGCGACGTGCTGCCCGCCTGCGAGCCCATCCGCCGGGACGGCCGCACCGTGGGGGCCATTGTCATGGAGTTTGACGCCGGTCTTTTTGCCGGAAGCATCCGCAAGGCGCTGTCCATCAGCCTGGTCGGCTCCTGTGTGCTGGTGTTGCTGTTCATCTTTGTCACCACCTGGCTGCTGCGCCGCCTTTCCGTGCCCCTGTACCGCAAGCTGGCCTATACCGATCTGCTGACCGGCATCAACAACCGCAACGCCTTTGAGCTGGACACCAAGCGTCTCCACGGCCGCAATGAGCAGCAGGGGCTGAGCGTGCTCACCTGCGATCTGAATATGCTTAAAAAGGTCAATGACCAGCGCGGCCACGCCGCCGGGGACCAGTACATCATCAGCCTGGCGCGCCTGCTGGTGGAGCGCTTCAAGGACCGGGGCGAAACCTACCGCACCGGCGGCGACGAATTCGCCACCCTGCTGCGGGATGTGGATGTGGCCGCCCTGCGGGCCGAAATGGACGAACTGCACGCGCGGGCCCTGCATATCAGCGTGGCGGGCTTTCCGCTCTTTTTCGCCTACGGCATCGCCAGCTTTGACCCGGAGCGCGATGCGGACATCCACGCCACCCTGACCCGCGCGGACGCCCAGATGTATGCCCACAAGCGCGCGTTAAAGCAAAAAGGCGAGCGGGAAGAGGTCGAGGATGCGGACAGGAACATAACCTGAACGGTCGCGCGGCCCTGTTTTTATGTCTGCCGCCCGACCCGGCATTCAAGATGTTTTGCGGATAACGTTGACACGGATAGTGAAATACGCCGCTCATGCGAATGCGCGTGCGCGCATGTCACACTTGAACCGCCCTATTCGCGAGCATCACGCTCAGCTTTTTTGAGTGGTATTTTTCTTCGGTCGTCCCGCCTTCTTGGGCCGGATATCTTCCTCATCCGGCTTTGCCCAATCCTCCGGCAAAAGCGCATCCACATTCCGAACCAATTCCCCGACATCCATACCCATTGCTCTTGCGAGCATCAGCACCGTCGATAATTGTGGTTCACGCTTATTGTGCTCAAGCATGCTGATATAGCGCGGATTGCGCTTCACCATTTTGGCGAGGCGGTATTGAGTAAGGCCGCGCTCTTTTCTGGCATGGCGCAGCACTTCGCCAAAAGGGCAGAGGATTTTTTCTTCCATCCGTTACAAATAAAGGAATACGCCGATTATAATATAGCCAATCAGTTGATAGTATATATTTTGTATGCTAGGAAAGGCGAGCGAGGGCAATGCCATGTTCCCAGCGTTACAGCGTTTCTTTGAAGCGGCAGGCTGCCGCACGCAACAGCAATTGGCTGAATTTTTGGGCATCAGACAGTCAGCAATTACTGACGCCAAAAGGAGAGGGGCTATCCCTGCGGACTGGCTTCTGAAACTGCTGCGAATGCAAGGCGTGAATCCCGACTGGATTCTGACAGGGGAGGGCGTGCACTATCTGCGGTCGGCGGAATCGGAAGAGCCCGTTTTTCCGGCTGAGCGCGTGATCGAAATCCGCCCGCCGGAACAGTGTTCGGCGCAGGAACTGGTCAACGAGCTGGTGCGTCGGGCGTTGGGGGAACGGATGGGATGCGAAACATCGTGATGTGTTACTGAATGATCTGCTCGTTATTCCAGCCGGTTTTTATCGTTCAGGTATGCCTGTCTTTGCATGGCCTCCAGCAACAACTTGTCCGCGTCGATGCCGAATGCCACCGCTATTGCAACAAAAACCATGACAGAAGGATTTCCTTGGCGCATTTCAATAACCCTTACATGCGATATGGAAATACCGGTTTTGGCGGCCAGAATTTTACGCGTCCAGTTGCGCTTTTCTCTGTGCTCGCGGATAATTTGCCCCAAGGCGAGACAAAAGTTTGAGCTGTCCTTCATTGCTACCAAATAGCATTGGATTGCTTAACCCACACCCGAGTGATAATATATTATCACTCGGGTGTGTCGTTTTTTATGTCGAAAAGGAGAATGTGGGATGAGCGTTAGTTTACTTTCTGACTTCGCGGCGGCAATGGAGCGCATCCGAGCCGTGACCGGGTGCGGAACCCAGCGAGAGCTGGGCAGGTTTTTAGGCATCAACCAGTCAGCCATTTCGGACGCGAAACGGCGCGGGACTATCCCGGCGGAATGGCTGCTCACGCTCCTGCGCGGCAAAGGGATAAACCCGGACTGGATATTGACGGGAAAGGGCGCGCGCTGCTTGCGCCCGGCGGAAACGGAGGAAGCCGCTTTTCAGACTGTGAGCGTAACGGACATCAGTCCGCCGGAATAATCTTCGGCGCTGGAACTGATCAATGATCTGGTGCGCCGTGTGCTGAAGGAGTGGAAGAGATTTGAAACGTTGTGATGCTTTGTTGAATGATCTGCTTGTTATTCCACCAGATTTTTATCGTTCAGATATGCCTGCCGTTGCATGACCTCCAGCAACAACTTGTCCGCGTCGATGCCCAAGGCTGCGGCAATCAGGGTAAAAACCGTGATTGTCGGATTGCGCACCCTGGATTCGATAGCTTTGATGTGAGATTCGGAACCACCAATAATAGCGGCTAATTGTTTGCGGGATAATCCGAGGCGTTCTCTGTATTCGCGGATAATCTGTCCCAAGGCCAAGTCAAAGTTTGGAGTATCATTCATTAAGCCCGGATAGCACCGGATTGATTGGCCGACACGTAAATGGCACTATAGTAGCTAGTACGTGCGCCAAATATCCATAAGTCGAAAGGGGTATAGAGGCGATATGGATGATAAGCGGATTAGGGACTATTCATCGGCAATGGAGCGCATCCAGGCCGTGACCGGGTGCGGAACCCAGCGAGAGTTGGGCAGGTTTTTAGGCATCAACCAGTCAGCCATTTCGGACGCGAAACGGCGCGGGACTATTCCGGCGGAATGGCTGCTCACGCTCCTGCGCGGCAAAGGGATAAATCCGGACTGGGTACTGACGGGAAAGGGCGCACATTGCTTGCGCCCGGCGGAAACGGAGAAAGCCGCTTTTCAGACTGTGAGCGTAACGGACATCAGTTCGCCGGAATAATCTTCGGCTTGGGCATTGATTGACGAACTCGCGCGCCGGGCGCCGGCGGAGCGGAAAGCGACGAGCCATAGAGATGCGGAGCAGGGAAATCTACACGAAAAGCGGCAGACCAGGACTTTTCAGCCTATGGTTTATTGACTCGCGCAAGTTGGGGGCTGTAGATTCGCAGAGAAGGGGGAGGATATGCCGGGAGCCTACTCAATACGAATCTTTCTGCCGAACGGCGAGCCCAATGGGCTGCGGATTTTAAGCCGTCCGAACTGGACGGGAACCGGAGTCACCTTTGCCCGCACAGGCTTTCAGGAGGCTACAAAGCGTAAAGAGTTGTCGCAGGCCGGTGTTTACGTGCTTGTGGGCAACAGTGAGGACAGCACCTTGCCGACAATCTATATCGGCGAAGGAGATCCTGTCCTCGGACGTCTGAAAAGCCATAACCTCAACAAGGACTTCTGGAATTGGGCCGTCGTTTTCACTACGACGGACAACAGCCTGAACAAGGCGCATATCCAGCATCTTGAAAGCAGACTTGTGGAACTTGCCAAAGACCGCAAGCGCTGCAACCTTGAAAACGGCAATCAGCCGCAGCCGCCGACGCTCATCGAGTCCGAACTCGCCGACATGGAAAGCTTTCTCGGCTATATGCTCGGCGTGTTCCCTCTGATAGGGATTGATATATTTGAAAGTGCAAAAAGTGCCGGGAAAGCCAAATCCAAGGATATGTTCTCCTTGAAGGGCCGTGACGGTATTTTTGCCAAAGCGGTGCAGAACCCCAGCGGATTTATTGTGCTGAAAGATTCCACGGCCGCGCCGGGAACAACGCCAAGCATCTCAAAGAGCATTAAAGCATTCCGTGAAGACTTGATCCGCCAGGGCGTCCTGCTCAAAAACGGCGAGCTTTATACCTTTACGCAGGATTATACCTTCTCATCTCCCAGCATGGCGTCATCGGTCACACTTGGCCGCAATACCAACGGGCGTTCCATCTGGAAAGACAAGAGCGGCAAATCCCTGAACGACCTGGCGGCGGAATCCACGGATTGCGACCCGCAGGATGAAAAGAGCGCATAACGGGCGGCATCGCTGCTGTGATTTGATTTCTAATATAGTTTTATTAATATATAAACTTATATGAATCTAGAAAAAACCGTTGCCACCAAGATGAATAATCGCATAAAATATGATAATATTATCAAATGGTAACAAGTTGTTGTACCCCAATTTATGATACGATGCGTTAATTATTTTTTGTATACTCATAAAGATTATTTGGGTGTGAAGTTTGGC is a genomic window containing:
- a CDS encoding SLC13 family permease; this translates as MKRFFFPAAMLLILAVLLAGQDALAATGMGIKLPEDPTKAYITLGILVAAAVMFFTEIVPLPITALLVPVALSLTHVITSKVAFSYFGDPTVILFMAMFIVGEATFITGFADKVGALAVRLSKGNTVLLLVYTMAAVGLLSTVLSNTGTTVVAVPMILGMCIKAKLAPGKVLMPVAFASSLGGTVTLVGTPPNGIINSMLAQTGQTPFGFFEFGLIGIPLLVVGLAYYGLIGHRFLPEGRQMDDDIVTEGQTRRENKMWYSIAIFAFVVFMMASELMPLTTAAILGACLMVISGCMTMREAFRSVDWTTIFLFAGMLSMSAAMAKSGAAAIVANAVVSMVSDPWMLMLVCCALTALITNFMSNTATAALMAPLALPIALASGISPLPITMGIAMSASACFLTPIATPPNTIVLGPGKYSFLDYVKAGWPLQLITLLMCWLLIPMIWPFHP
- a CDS encoding fumarate hydratase, with amino-acid sequence MKEIHVTTITEAVAGLAVEACCRLPEDMVEAMRAARALEPSPVGRNILDQILENAAIAARETMPICQDTGLTVVFAEVGQDVRIVGGGFEDAVNEGVRRGYVDGYLRKSCVAEPLFERKNTRDNTPAVIHTRIVPGDSLRLRLAPKGAGSENKSVLKMLVPADGIEGVRRVVLDAVLAAGPNSCPPLVVGVGLGGTMEVAAICAKKAAARDLESVNPDPRYAAFERELLEMINKTGIGPQGLGGLTTALKVHVEWAPTHIASLPVAVNINCHAARHAEVVL
- a CDS encoding Fe-S-containing hydro-lyase; translation: MSDDQVKRIRAPFDDATAHSLRAGDRVLISGVILAARDAAHKRLVETLDRGEALPVDLRGAVVYYVGPSPAKPGQAIGAAGPTTSGRMDAYTPRLLDQGLKGMIGKGYRKPEVVEAMKKHGVPYLAAVGGAGALIARSIKKYTVLAYEDLGPEAVAAMEVEDFPAIVVIDSLGDNYYETGQAPYRQL
- a CDS encoding fumarate reductase, producing the protein MAPMRSPADARTRLDFWQAASGALLALFVCIHLLLEGSVVISPALTNGIAWLLEATFLTQIVAPLIVLLVIFHFWIAARKMPFRTNELGIFVRHSRSLREADTWLWLVQVFTAVVILVGVFFHVYTVMTNLPINVAGSAKRLHDGWLAFYVVFLPCVILHTGVGVYRLAVKYGVCTKAERARWRRWIWIVMGCYLVLGVLALTRVWFLG
- a CDS encoding fumarate reductase flavoprotein subunit; amino-acid sequence: MRVFQSDVLCMGAGLAGERVAVEAAQAGFSVICLSLVPPRRSHSSAAMGGMQAALGNSIMGDGDSPEIHFNDTVKGSDWGCDQEVARLFAKTAPIAMREMAWMGVPWSRVVPGEHTYYKGGKPFQATEKAENEGLIHSRAFGGTAKWRTCYTSDGTGHAVLFTLDNRLLQLGVDVHDRVQAEALVHDGERCMGCVARDLRTGELVGYFAKATLIATGGYGRIYRATTNAVICDGGGQITALDTGVVPLGNMEAVQFHPTGTVPTDILVTEGCRGDGGTLLDVNEYRFMPDYEPEKAELASRDVVSRRMTEHMRKGFGVPSPYGEHLWLDIRHLGEKHITTNLREVYDISTHFLGVNPIHQLIPVRPTQHYSMGGVRINKDGHAYGLQGLFAAGEAACWDMHGFNRLGGNSLAETIVSGRVVGKKLVEFLQGYECVFSTAAMSDATAKVRERIENLLRGTGDDCYTLRNAMQDIMMEHVGIFRNGKDLEAGVAKLQDLLERSKNMRLRGGNIPGPHGELSMALRVPGMLKLALCTAYGAQQRTESRGAHAREDYPERNDKDWLVRTLATWKEGDSLPTLNYEKATPFYILPPGDRGYGGGKIIPGDIGEGEIEPFAQKV
- a CDS encoding fumarate reductase iron-sulfur subunit, with the translated sequence MGRNLTFEIFRYNPLDPHSQPHMQTFNLEEHPSMTLFIALNMIRETQDASLQFDFCCRAGICGSCGMVINGRPGLACHTQTCDLPARISLHPLPVFKLLGDLSVDTGTWFRHVGKKIESWIHTNKAFDPDAQEERMDNELATQIFELDRCIECGCCVAACGTARMREDFIGATAINRMARFYIDPRDNRTPADYYDLIGDDNGVFGCMGLLACDNVCPKQLPLQDQLGIMRRMVSAESVRGILPEFLRKKLQGCGCDHTRA
- a CDS encoding CBS and ACT domain-containing protein — protein: MLILDWMKSNVISVPPDASLLQCRKLFKDNHIGRLPVVDADKIVVGLISASDINAFAPQRTTGLEILEVLDILGETPAKQIMTVDPVTINYKGTVEQAAQRMIEKRVACLPVVNDEEKLVGILTEWDIFKALVSISGAAMPEGVEMAFKLENKRGTLREILDLLKEYGVRISTVLSIISDDGMRQVKIRFWSEDAEAENKALEKLKDHAGLRYWARGGEVYLRDKPDFKL